One Hypomesus transpacificus isolate Combined female chromosome 6, fHypTra1, whole genome shotgun sequence DNA segment encodes these proteins:
- the lft1 gene encoding lefty1, whose product MDFLRACVLCAAFLTLTKAFTHHDMKDALLQKLGLDEVPKIHKRDLENMVIPTHIKNKYASMLKLHHSRRRRSLPSLAGILRGIPGNADISGEYLYSDTTRQRIAFEMDARIPVNSEVTMAELKLYQKATHHKRSMNEKKNYRPVNNARVSIYWVEMLENGSNRSSLVDSRLISIHETGWKSFDVTQAVHYWSMTQQNTPMHMEVWVEGERPGSYAAEMAKSVHFTTQDQTANTLGKPELVLYTLNLEEFGSRGDCDSNPNKESCCRDKYFINFRALTWTQYWIIEPTGYQAYKCAGGCKQPKRNYGYGERKCTIAESAPLPMMYLVKKGDYTEIEVAEFPNMIVEKCACTMDNVSIV is encoded by the exons ATGGATTTTCTCCGTGCTTGTGTTCTGTGCGCTGCGTTTCTTACCTTAACCAAGGCTTTTACGCACCATGACATGAAGGACGCTCTGCTTCAAAAACTTGGTCTGGATGAAGTTCCGAAAATTCACAAGCGGGATTTGGAGAACATGGTTATCCCGACCCATATTAAAAACAAGTACGCTTCCATGTTGAAGCTGCACCATAGCAGGCGGCGCAGATCTCTGCCTAGTTTGGCGGGCATCCTGAGGGGCATCCCTGGAAATGCAG aTATATCTGGGGAGTATCTGTACTCGGACACAACTCGGCAAAGGATAGCGTTCGAAATGGACGCGAGAATTCCAGTTAACAGCGAAGTGACTATGGCTGAGTTAAAACTGTATCAGAAAGCTACCCATCACAAGCGCTCAATGAACGAGAAGAAAAATTACCGTCCAGTCAACAACGCCCGGGTCAGCATTTACTGGGTCGAAATGCTAGAAAACGGATCCAACAGAAGCTCGCTGGTGGACTCTCG ATTGATTTCCATTCACGAGACTGGCTGGAAAAGCTTTGATGTGACCCAGGCCGTGCACTATTGGTCAATGACGCAGCAGAACACACCTATGCACATGGAGGTGTGGGTCGAGGGCGAGAGACCTGGCAGCTACGCGGCAGAAATGGCCAAGAGTGTCCACTTTACCACCCAGGACCAGACGGCCAACACCCTGGGAAAACCGGAGCTAGTTCTCTACACACTCAACCTCGAAGAGTTTGG ATCTCGAGGTGACTGTGATTCCAATCCAAACAAGGAGTCGTGCTGCAGAGATAAATACTTCATTAACTTCCGCGCACTCACCTGGACCCAGTATTGGATCATTGAACCCACGGGTTACCAGGCTTACAAGTGCGCTGGAGGATGCAAGCAACCCAAACGCAACTATGGCTATGGGGAGAGAAAATGTACTATTGCAGAAAGCGCACCACTGCCGATGATGTATCTGGTCAAGAAAGGCGACTACACAGAGATTGAAGTTGCCGAATTCCCCAACATGATCGTCGAGAAATGCGCATGTACAATGGACAATGTATCGATAGTTTGA